Proteins encoded together in one Gammaproteobacteria bacterium window:
- a CDS encoding LpqB family beta-propeller domain-containing protein has protein sequence MSRLVLILSAFAASFAGTAAHAADFTLQQALSYPFPSELTAAPKGSAVAWVQDIEGARNVWIAESPGAAPRQLTHFAGDEGIEISHLDLSADGRYLVFVRGGDHDANWPEALEPEPSSMPVQPTMQVWSVALKTGELQLVGDGDAPAIAPDGSRVAFIHLPERAVWSAALGGGKAALLLFDRGKASDLQWSPDGKALAFVSGRGDHSFIGVYRNGETPIEYLAPSTGSDFMPRWSPDSTRIAYVRVPGQGGVPKPILKQVPDPWALWVGEVASGKAARAWQSPNTLRGSYPQTQGEANLHWLPGDRLLFLADMDNWPHLYAVPAKGGEPKLLTPGKFMVEYVSASADGSRVVYSANVGATVGDQDRRHLYLISTDGSPERVLTAGDEIEWTPALSGDGKSLGFIQAGVQLPPLVVAGGVDKSDWHTLNRDSIPAAFPAQGFVTPRSVSFEAADGTELHGQLYATDDGMRKPAIVFVHGGPPRQMLLGWHYMNYYANAYAVDQYLAAHGFVVLALNYRLGIGYGHDFHHPAHWGPTGAAEYQDVFAAAKFLMRDARVDAKRIGIWGGSYGGYLTAMALARNSNIFKAGVDLNGVHDWSYDLSDWFNGGKPRYEEGDRKQAMKVAWQSSPVAAVKGWRSPVLLIQGDDDRNVYFNEMIDMVNRLQDQGVHYEELVIPNEIHGFLRRASWRRADEATVEFFQRELKPQGK, from the coding sequence ATGTCCCGTCTGGTCCTGATCCTGAGCGCTTTCGCCGCGAGCTTCGCGGGCACGGCCGCCCACGCCGCCGATTTCACCCTGCAGCAGGCCCTGAGCTATCCGTTCCCCTCCGAGCTCACCGCCGCCCCCAAGGGCAGCGCCGTGGCCTGGGTGCAGGACATCGAGGGCGCGCGCAACGTGTGGATCGCCGAGAGCCCCGGTGCCGCGCCGCGCCAGCTCACGCATTTCGCCGGCGACGAGGGCATCGAGATCAGCCACCTGGATCTGTCGGCGGATGGCCGCTACCTGGTGTTCGTGCGCGGCGGCGATCACGATGCGAACTGGCCCGAGGCGCTGGAGCCGGAGCCGAGTTCCATGCCGGTGCAACCCACCATGCAGGTATGGAGCGTCGCGCTCAAGACCGGGGAGCTGCAGCTCGTAGGCGACGGCGATGCGCCGGCCATCGCGCCGGACGGCTCGCGCGTGGCTTTCATCCACCTGCCCGAGCGTGCGGTATGGTCGGCGGCCCTCGGCGGCGGCAAGGCCGCGCTGCTCTTGTTCGACCGCGGCAAGGCCTCGGACCTGCAGTGGTCGCCGGACGGCAAGGCGCTGGCCTTCGTGTCCGGGCGCGGCGACCACAGCTTCATAGGCGTGTACCGCAACGGTGAGACGCCCATCGAGTACCTGGCGCCGTCCACCGGCAGCGACTTCATGCCGCGCTGGTCGCCGGACAGCACCCGCATCGCCTACGTGCGCGTCCCGGGCCAGGGCGGAGTGCCCAAGCCGATCCTGAAGCAGGTGCCGGATCCCTGGGCGCTGTGGGTGGGCGAGGTCGCGAGCGGCAAAGCCGCGCGCGCCTGGCAGAGTCCCAACACGCTGCGCGGCTCCTATCCGCAGACCCAGGGCGAGGCGAACCTGCACTGGCTCCCGGGCGACCGCCTGCTGTTCCTCGCCGACATGGATAACTGGCCGCATCTCTATGCGGTGCCGGCCAAGGGCGGCGAGCCGAAGCTGCTCACCCCCGGCAAGTTCATGGTGGAGTACGTGAGCGCGAGCGCCGACGGCAGCCGCGTGGTGTACAGCGCCAACGTCGGCGCCACCGTGGGCGACCAGGACCGCCGCCACCTCTACCTCATCAGCACCGACGGCTCGCCCGAGCGCGTACTCACCGCGGGCGATGAGATCGAGTGGACGCCGGCTTTGAGCGGCGACGGCAAGAGCCTGGGGTTCATCCAGGCCGGTGTGCAGCTGCCGCCGCTGGTGGTGGCTGGCGGCGTGGACAAGAGCGACTGGCATACCCTGAACCGCGACAGCATCCCGGCCGCGTTCCCGGCCCAGGGCTTCGTCACGCCGCGCTCCGTGAGCTTCGAGGCCGCCGACGGCACCGAGCTGCACGGCCAGCTCTATGCCACGGACGATGGCATGCGCAAGCCTGCCATCGTGTTCGTGCACGGCGGGCCGCCGCGCCAGATGCTGCTCGGCTGGCACTACATGAACTACTACGCGAACGCCTACGCGGTGGACCAGTACCTGGCCGCCCACGGCTTCGTGGTATTGGCGCTGAACTACCGCCTCGGCATCGGCTACGGACATGATTTCCACCACCCGGCACACTGGGGACCGACAGGTGCGGCCGAGTACCAGGACGTGTTCGCGGCCGCCAAGTTCCTGATGCGGGACGCGCGGGTGGATGCCAAGCGCATCGGCATCTGGGGCGGTTCCTACGGCGGCTATCTCACCGCCATGGCGCTGGCCAGGAACTCCAACATCTTCAAGGCCGGCGTGGATCTCAACGGCGTACACGACTGGTCCTACGACCTCTCGGACTGGTTCAACGGCGGCAAGCCGCGCTACGAGGAGGGTGACCGCAAGCAGGCCATGAAGGTGGCCTGGCAGTCCTCGCCGGTGGCCGCGGTGAAGGGCTGGCGCTCGCCGGTGCTCCTGATCCAGGGCGACGACGACCGCAACGTCTACTTCAACGAGATGATCGACATGGTGAACCGGCTGCAGGACCAGGGCGTGCACTACGAGGAGCTGGTGATCCCCAACGAGATCCACGGCTTCCTGCGCCGCGCCTCTTGGCGCCGGGCCGACGAGGCCACGGTGGAGTTCTTCCAGCGCGAGCTCAAGCCCCAGGGGAAGTGA
- a CDS encoding D-amino acid dehydrogenase: MARTALVIGGGLLGVTSAWYLAERGFKVTLLERRSGTGLETSYANGGLVTPSQSDPWNAPGTFGHLLRWLWREDSPLLLRPRALPGMWRWGLKFLLASRAAPWWAATEANVRLGLYSANCLRQLRGQLGLQYQAMSVGTLKVFRDAEFLERSDTLARSLAPLGLRHRVLSRAEAVALEPMLEAAPGLTGAIHYSEDESGDAHAFTRAVEQQARAVGVDFLTDTAVTGFASQAGKVTSVRTARGEFQADAYVLAAGSYTPALAAPLGLDLPIYPVKGYSVTLNLRDPKRRLGMPLVDFERKIVVTPLGQRLRIAGTAEFTGFDTSLNPRRGAAVLKHALQLLPEVAEQLEGVEHWAGLRPMSCDGPPLVGATRYPNLYINSGHGPLGLTLAAGSSRALADLMAGRAPALDLACYSPSRFSR, translated from the coding sequence ATGGCACGCACGGCGCTGGTGATCGGCGGCGGGCTGCTGGGCGTGACCAGCGCCTGGTACCTGGCCGAGCGCGGTTTCAAGGTCACTCTGCTGGAGCGGCGGTCCGGAACGGGTCTCGAGACCAGCTACGCGAACGGCGGGTTGGTGACGCCGAGCCAGTCGGATCCCTGGAACGCGCCGGGCACCTTCGGCCACCTGCTGCGGTGGTTGTGGCGGGAGGACTCGCCGCTGTTGTTGCGTCCGCGCGCGCTGCCCGGCATGTGGCGCTGGGGCCTCAAGTTCCTGCTGGCCTCCCGCGCCGCGCCCTGGTGGGCGGCGACGGAGGCGAACGTGCGCCTCGGGCTCTACAGCGCCAACTGCCTGCGGCAACTGCGCGGACAGCTCGGCTTGCAATACCAGGCCATGAGCGTGGGCACGCTCAAGGTGTTCCGTGACGCGGAGTTCCTGGAGCGGTCCGATACGCTGGCCCGCTCCCTCGCGCCCCTAGGCCTGAGGCATCGCGTCCTGAGTCGCGCCGAGGCAGTGGCGCTGGAACCGATGCTGGAAGCGGCGCCAGGACTCACGGGCGCGATCCACTACTCCGAAGACGAGAGCGGCGATGCTCACGCATTCACTCGCGCAGTGGAACAGCAGGCCCGCGCCGTCGGCGTGGATTTCCTCACGGATACGGCGGTGACGGGCTTCGCATCGCAGGCTGGCAAGGTCACGTCCGTGCGCACGGCACGCGGCGAGTTCCAGGCGGACGCCTATGTGCTCGCCGCCGGCTCTTACACTCCGGCGCTGGCGGCGCCGCTGGGACTCGACCTTCCGATCTATCCCGTGAAGGGTTACTCGGTGACGCTGAACCTGCGCGACCCGAAGCGCCGGCTGGGGATGCCGCTGGTGGACTTCGAGCGCAAGATCGTCGTGACGCCCCTGGGCCAGCGGCTCCGGATCGCAGGCACCGCCGAGTTCACCGGCTTCGACACTTCGCTAAACCCGCGGCGCGGTGCAGCCGTGCTGAAGCATGCCTTGCAACTCCTGCCGGAAGTGGCGGAGCAGCTGGAGGGGGTGGAACATTGGGCAGGTTTGCGGCCCATGAGTTGCGACGGGCCGCCGCTCGTGGGCGCCACCCGCTATCCGAACCTCTACATCAACTCCGGACACGGTCCGCTGGGGCTGACCCTCGCTGCGGGCTCGAGCCGCGCGCTTGCGGACCTCATGGCCGGCCGTGCGCCGGCGCTGGATCTCGCCTGCTATTCGCCCAGCCGCTTCTCGCGCTGA